The DNA sequence GCGGATATGGTTGTATTTCTATTATTAAATGATGAACGTTTTATTAAACTTGTgtaatacacacatatatataaaacgAATATTATGTACAACTGAATcctgaacaccacctacagcGGTTTACAGTGTACAATGTTTTTTCGGAGTTGCACTGCCCCCTATCTGTTGTTCCTTGACACGACTAAATCTATAATATCTGGAAAAGAGCGATCATTCTTAAGAGGACATTCAAAGAGAGTCTTCAGTGTTTGCTTGAACGTGTTTGTTCATAGTTCACGAATGAACACGAATGTTCATAAATGAACATGAATATGGTCttaacaagtaaaaaaaaaaaactttcgcGCCTTTTTATTCTATACACTTAAAATATTAGCCTAATTCCGCTATTCCATTTAAATGGAAGTACCCATGCTTGTAATTGATGTGATGATAAATAGTCCTTCTTTTAACACCACTGAAGACGCAGAAATGTACAGGAAGAAGTTTGTGGGCATTTCGGAAAGTAAGACCACTGATGTGTGAAGGACAGAATCCTAAACAACATGATGTATTATTTTGTGGTCTAACCCACAACCGAGTCTCGTGGGctatgtctccctctgtctgtcattcCTATTTCTACTCCTAACACCCCCACAAGTTTCGTCATTTTCACTTCTGGTTTTCTACCAGCAGAGGGTACTGTTCACTTTTCTTTCAATATAAAGGGTATCCGTTACAAGGACTTTAAAGGTTAGCAGTCCCAGGTTTCTGTCTATTACGCAGTTTAATAGTCTTATTTAATACACTACTCACCTTACATTTAGCTTAAAATGTTTAATCATTAATACGTTAGAAATCAGCACATGTGGGCGTGTACAGCAAAGCACCCAGATCAATAATAGTGCGCTTTGGCAATTTGCTTGACAGCCAACTAACTCAGGCCACTGGCAGCCTAGCACAAGCCTGAAAAAAAGCTTAGGCACTGACTCCGTCCGCCGCTTAATCTACCTCGattcagcaccatggagagcCGCGGTCAGCTCCAACCTGTTCTCATCGCTGTACACACACGTTCACGAATCACTGCGTAGACTGCGCATACACTCAATATGTAGCTGGAGGGTTTCTGAAATCTGGACCCTACTGGTAAAGTAGGAGTTAACGCTTGCTGTGTTACATAACACATTTGCAATATTAGTCATAGCGTAGCTGTGAGGTTCGTTCTGTTCATGTCCTGTGATTTGACCAGCAATAGCAAAAGTGACCGTGTCGTAGAAAGACGTAAGAGACAACACGGTCAGACTAGAAGACAGGGAGAACGCTGGGGCACATGCTGTTCTAAACATCATCTTCGCATCATCTCTTTCAACTCTCGCTAGAAGAGACACGCTTCTCATAAGGCAAGTGTCTTTTACTTACTGCGTCACACCACTTAGTGTTGTTTGAACCTGAAGAGTGCGAATTCAATTCAGTGCTTTTCTCTTCGAAACTTAGGGATTTATGTCTTGAATCCCGAGGCAACACAATAGTAACAAAATACAAAAGACAACGTCACaggataaaaacaaaaacaatggcaaTCAAATATCGTAATGTTCATATTTCCTGAGTTATTCACAATATTAGGTGTATTTTCTGATGGTAAACAGTTTTAGGTGGGGCAGCTTGAAAGATTCAGCACCAATGGTCGCGTGTAGCATATATACCAGTGGGACAGTGTCCGCATTCTTATTCGAAGACTGAATTTCCCAAACATTTCTATCAACAAAGGCTTTTTCATGTTGCATTGATATGTGTCCTGAACTCTCTCGTAATTGAAAGGTACGTCTGTGTCTATGTACACTGAAAAGACGAAGACTGAAGGTTTGTAAAGGTACTCGACGTTCTCGTGTGCTTAGGGCAATATTACCTAATAATCCACGAGACTGTTGCGTTCAATCATTTGGATGAAaagttcataattttttttatattctaAAAAAAAATTAGTAGTCCTGTTTCTTAGTTCTTTCATTGTTCGGTTTGAAAAAGTATTGCTGTTTTCTATGGGAAAAATTGAACGACTAACTCCTTGAAATAAACAAGTGTTTATGTGCACAGAAGTCTTTGTATGTGTTATGGAGGGAGCCATACGTCGGTTAACTCTTGAGCAGTGTTCACACTGTTAAAAACGGCAATCAAAACAGAATCAAATAATGACAAATAATCAAATAAACACAGGTAAGATAAGACTGAGTGTAACTATGGCACACTGAAGCAAGTCATAATAAGTCATCTGTTTGGCTTTGAGTTTGACTTCTCACCCATGACACCTCACCTGTGTAGCATAAACTCTCAAAATAGCACTTGTGATAGACTTCAGGTGTTCTGTTTTTATTCGACAGTGTGATCATATCTTATAGAACAGTCTATTTATTTCTCCCAAAATAAATGTGTGTTACGAGCAATGAGCTCTGGACTCCAACCAACTGTATAAGAAAATGTTGGATTCTAAAGATTTCTAAAGAGCTTGTGTTTTGGGGGGTGAAAGAGAAATTCACTGAATGCATCACCTTTTTTCTATATACAAAATATAAACCAAGGTGAGATTCTCCTTTGCATTTGATTTTGAGAGGTATAGGAGGGAATTGCTATGTGGGGTTGATTGCATCATTCTCAGTGAAGCAAGCAAGAACACTCACTTGCTTTATATAACCAGTATTTCTCACCATTGGAATGTTGCTGAGAACCATGAATTATGAAGATAATGAGGCTAATTATTAAAGACATTGGTTTGCCTGCTTGAAATGACATAGCAAAATTGATAGAAGGGGTCTTGTATAATTCCTGTGATCATACTAAAATTATTGTAGGTATCATGCTGTTCTATCAATTAGAGAATTTTCATAGTCAAGACAAATTATTATCAGAATCACATTCACAAAAACCTAAGATGGGTTTTGTTTAAAAAGAGGGATTACTGTtatgcaaaacaaaacaaaacaaatcccTTCTGTACTGGTCCACACTGGACTGGATCTTTGATGCTATCGTGCTGTTTTGCCTCTAGTGGTCTGAGCCCTGGTGATGACACGTGACATCTTGGCTTCCTATAAGGTCCATTAGAGTCTGGCTGCCTCAGCTAAGAATGTAAAACTGGGTTGTGGTTGGATGTTCTAACAGGACAATGGTCAAAATTATCTCCAATCTCCAGGCAAAAATGTTTCTATAGTCACAGAATCAAATTTTTGCCATGACCATACCAGCTCCATGACTTCAACCCTGTTGAATACTAGTAAAAGAGGTGAGGAGGATAATCTAGAGATCACAGGACTCAATATACAGAGATTTGGTGTGGAGAAATTAACTCTGAGCTTTTGTTCTGTGTTGCCCTACCTCATCACTtattatgggggggggggggggggtactaaACAGAACTGTGTCAATTAAAGGGCAGAAATCACTCCAACACCCTTAATGGAGAGGCATAAACAAGAATATTTATCACTAAGAAAGTTATTCATAACCACACTGAGAAAATATTCACTCATGTCTAAAAGATCATCTCAGTAAATTCACAGGCCAGTTGCTGAAAGCAAGAACATATGACACAAGAGTCATATGAGTATATGATTTGAAGCTCTAATATACATGCTTACATAACAATTATACAAACCATGGAATCACAATCTCTGAGGTTTTGGCTCCTAATGGGATAAAAGAAAAAATATCATCCAGACCTGAAATGTAGCCAGCTGTGTTGAATTCCTATGAAATGTATGATGCCTGTACAGCAACATTAGCAGATCAGATTTAGTGCCATGGTGCCTTTGGTTAAGGAGACTGTAACACATTCTGCTGTATTGAAACTATTCTTTCCTCTCGGGCAGATCTACTGATACCTGCAGAGCTTTCTAACTCAATTATGGGACCATTCCAGGAATACCAGGTACTTTCCTATTTTATACACTATGACGAACATACAGTTTGTCCAGTGTGAGCTGCAGTTACCGTTACATGTGTGCAGCTTTTGAACGGGGCGATCGGAAGCCTCAGCTTTGAAACCATAAGATGAACTGGTGTTAGCATCCATCACAGGTGAAGAAGCCCTGGGACAAGATCAGCGGGCGCAGCCGCATCCCCCGCCTCGTTCTCCAACCTTCTCGCCCCGAGGGTTCCTCTGCTTCTGAGGAGGAGAGTAAACGCTGTGACGTCAGCGCAGAGCACTCGAAGAGAACCATCAGTACTAACAGCTTCTCATCAGGTGTCGGGCATAAACACAGTGTGCAGTTGTTGCTATATTCTTGAGAACAATTTAAATCTTAAGTAGCTACAGGGACTAACATTACAGCAGATATGTATAATCATTGCAAAATAATCTCCTGAGCTTTTAAGAGCATCATTGATCAAATTGATCATAAAAACAGATGGAGAAGGACGTGTCAGGAAGAGCATTATTCTCTAAGCTTTGCCACAGTAGCTGCAGGCATTGTTGACTGGAGCCTCTTTGGGTTTCTAGATGACACTGGATGTCCAAGCAGTCAGTGTGCATCCCCAGTCAAGACTGCCTCTGGATCGGAGAACAGCCCTCTGGGGTCGCCGCCGGCAGGGGACCGGAAGGTCAAGGTCAagagggtcagagttcaaaTGACGACTGAAGGGAATACCCCCACACAGAAGCGTAAGAGAGAGCAGCATCACCACTCTATACTTCACAGAGGTGAGAGAATAATAGTTCAGATACTGCAGATTTTATCACAGAACCTTTATATAACAACACAAATGTGGCAGGCTTGGTgaaggtttttcttttttttgtagcTATAATTGAGATAAATATGTAAAACTACCTTGATAAGCTACTGCAGTATGATAAACTGTATGATacaacagacataaactgtaaaGTCTATGAAACCATCATTATAGGTATGATTCATTTATGAATATAAACActgaaaatatataaaattctaGTAAAGTTATTATATTCATTAATCCATCATGCTTTATTAGCAATGTTATCATAGTACATAAAGTATTAATGTGAAATCATTCTTTTGTATGAAGACAAAATATGTAGGTGCATCAAGCCATGGAGAGGCAGGTGTTGCTTACTTAATTAGCCCTCCTCAGAgagtgtggtgattggtgtgtcAGATGGAAATTAGATGGCCAATCAGTGTAATTAGGAGCAGTTAACTTGTCTGATTGGCTGAATGAGTCGACCAACAGTTGAACTTGCACGCTACACTAAGGAACTGTTTGTTTTAGCACTTGTTTGGTTATTTTCTCACAAGGTTAAAGTGTGTATGTTATTATGGTTTTGTCAAAAGGAAAGAGTTACTTCTCAGGTATGTATGTAAATACCTgaagtaactcaaataacacatgAAAATCATTTgcataatatatatttatcatCATTCTTAGTCATGATATTTTTGACTCTTTAGATTGCTGTATTTGATCAAAATAGAATTAAATTGTCCTATGACAACAGAAGAAGAGATCCTATAGCTTCAGAAGGGTTATGTGCCTGCTTTGATCTCTTGTAGCAAGTGAGGCAGACTTCAGCTCATCCAGTAGCACTGGAAGCTTCAAGGCCCGTGAGATTCTGGCTAACAGCTCCACGGGGAAGAAGAGCTGCTCATCCCATAGGTGAGACACTTGTAGTGGGCTGAACCATCTCATACCTGCCCGTGTGGTGTGTATCATATAGTTTTGGTAATGTTTTAGTAAAAGCCTTTTCTTTAATTCTTGCTCTCCTCTGCTTCCCTGCTCTCAGCCTTCTGAGTTAATGATTTATGTACATGCAAAACACTGATGACCTTGTTAGTTAAATGAAAATTAAGCCTTTGCACCCTCATGACATCAGATCATGTCACTGAAGACATTCTGTGATGTAAGAGGCATTAACATGGATGAATTGTCTTATGTTCTCTGCTCTGTAGTCGTGTGCCCCACATCAAGAGCCAACCTGTGTTTAAGCCTCCAGGAAGCCCCATATATTCCTCCTGCAGGacacccccccaaacccccttATCTTCAACCGTCTGCAGCTACTCTAGCCCCACAAGCAGGTATGCAGTAGGGCCATACAGGCTGCCTGTAGTAGGGACATGAGAACAGCTGTACAGTCATCTTCAGTGAGTGTGGATCAGGCTCTGTGCCAATACACTATCATTGTTTGTCCAGTTCCACATGAAGAACTGGACTACATCAGTCATTGTTGGGCTGTGCTGAGCTTTGAAGGGATTTTAAAAATCTGCCTTGATTGTGCCTACGTGACTGCTGAATGTGAGAGTGTACAGGGTCATTCAAAGCCATTTTGTTGGAGAGGGCTGGGAATGTGAATTTCATGTACTTTTCATGAAATTTCATGTACATGTACTTTTGAATGCATTATTTTGGTGGTGATGTTAGGTTAAATTCAAGGATGAATTTTAAATATCGTGCCAAGATGTAGCTCAAGTCATTTCCACTTTCGCCTTCTTGTATAATCTGTGAGCATGTGAGTCTTTGAGCACCTGAGGGATTTTTGTTTGCACTGGTTTGATCCGGTCCAGAGTCCTGTTGTGGTGTTCGATACTACAGCATCCTTGTTGATGCTTTCTACAATACTATGATTGCCAAGGATGCAAAACCAATTTTAAAGTACCATCAGCAAATTGCCAGTAATGTCGTGCCCCAGTCTCAGCACAGCTGCCAACTAACACGGCCCTGCTCTACATTTAAATGCTCATTCAGCCCTCTTTTCTCCTGCTGTACCCACTCAAATGTCCTTTGCGAACAAAGGCCGAAATTGATGTAACCTCACCCCGCAAGATGCACACTGGAAACGTTTGTTCTTTTTCCCACCTTCCCCAGTTGTCATTACCAAAAATATCTGTAACCAATTTGCTTTCACCTCTGCATCATCAACACGGCACTGCAAAAATGACACATTTGACTTGATTTTGTTACAGAAGGACTACTTCTCGGCGGTACCATTCATGCGGGGACAATCATGGCATCAATCCCCCCAACCCAGAGCAATACTTAACCCCCCTACAGCAAAAAGAAGTCACCATCCGGCACTTGAAGACCAAGCTTAGGGATTCTGAGCAAACGGTGCACGCCCGGTATGCCTTTTTCAGATATTTCTTGCACACAATTTTCAGCCATAAGTACAAATACCAATAATAGGCATGATGTAAATGTCTCCCGTCTACCAGAGAGTCTGAAATCCAGGAGCTGAATTCCCAGCTGGGACGGATGCGTGAGGACTGGATCGAGGAAGAGTGCCATCGTGTAGAAGCACAGTTGGCTCTCAAAGAGGCACGTAAAGAGATAAAACAGCTCCGGCAAGTAGTGGAGACCATGAAGAACAGTCTGATGGAGAAGGACAAGGGCATCCAGAAGTATTTTATTGATATAAACATCCAGAATAGGAAATTGGAGTCCTTGCTGCATAGTATGGAGCTGGCCCAAAGTGGTGCCAGCCTGCACGATGAGCCCACTCTGGACTTCATCGGTCACTCTCCCGAAAGGCCCCATGCAGAGAAGATGGAGGACGAGCTGCAGGAGGATGatcaggtggaggaggagatggctGACAGTGGGCTCCCAGTTAATAATGAGCTGACCAACCAAACGGACAAACTAGACCAGGTCCTGATGTCCACAGCTCTGGAATCTCTACAAGACTGCAGTATCAAGCACATGGAGCAGCCAGGATCATCTACCATGGCACAGGATCCCTCAGAGGTCACGGAGAAGAGTACGGAAGGTCAAACCTCGAGTGAGGCGTCTGCTGAAGAGCATCCTGAGGAGAAGGCAGTGCAGACTGAGGAGGTCTTCTCTAGCCTTGACCTCCAGGCCCTGCTCTTGCAGCTGCTGAAGTTCCAGAACACTGGACTCTCCAACATGATGTCTACCCCATCTAAGAAAATCCTCCAAAGgttctccaaagcacaagaaGCTAACATGCCCCAAGATGTAGAAGCAATCAAAAATGAAGATTTGCCACAACTTCTGGTACCCAGTCTGGAAGAGGGGATCGACCAAATTCTGCCTCCAGCCATGATGGTGGTTTCTGAAGACCCAGGTGGTTCAAATCAGAGTTGCTTGATGGCTGAAATGGATCCGGCGTTCACAGAGGAGCTAGACCTCGACGCGAAAGACGGCTCAAGCAGTGATGTGGCCGTGGTGTTGAATAACCACTGGAGTAACAATTTCTTGATTGATTTGGTTGCCGTGGCAGCACCTGTTCTTCCCACTCTGGCCTGGCTGTACTCTCAGCATGGTGTGGTTGGTGGGGCACCAGTCTACAACATCGCAGCGTTGATTCGTGGGTGTTGTATTATGGGATTGCACTCTCTTCGTCGTGTTGCACACGGGCCTCACATGTAACGGGCTTTCACATGTGTCCACAGTTAACAAGCACTTGCATATTTAAAGTAGTTTTtggttttgttcatttgtttatatttttttttttattatttattttagttCCCACACCTGCTTTGCACTGTGTATAGTTGCCAAAAGTTGGGCAAAAATTGTAAACTTGAAGGGatttatgtttgttttcctgTTAGTTTTTACGTTTGTTGTACTGCTCTCTATGACTTGATCATCTGGGTAGGTGGTCTTGTTGCTACCGTAATGTCCTTCTCTAGtttttgcaattacaaagtttgTATTTCTGAAGGACTCGACGCCAAAGCTTGGTCAGTATTTGTGCTCAGTGAAGATGGATTCTTCCCTTGAGTTTAGCACTTTacgtgtttctctgtgtgaactTACCTACTCTCTAAAGATGGTCATTGCTACAGTACAAAAACACTCATGTGCCCGAGCTACATGCAATATTTGTTTGTATCGGATGTCATATTTATTATTAAAGCATAGTAACCCAATTTatg is a window from the Brachyhypopomus gauderio isolate BG-103 chromosome 13, BGAUD_0.2, whole genome shotgun sequence genome containing:
- the sybu gene encoding syntabulin isoform X1, with amino-acid sequence MGPFQEYQHPSQVKKPWDKISGRSRIPRLVLQPSRPEGSSASEEESKRCDVSAEHSKRTISTNSFSSDDTGCPSSQCASPVKTASGSENSPLGSPPAGDRKVKVKRVRVQMTTEGNTPTQKRKREQHHHSILHRASEADFSSSSSTGSFKAREILANSSTGKKSCSSHSRVPHIKSQPVFKPPGSPIYSSCRTPPQTPLSSTVCSYSSPTSRRTTSRRYHSCGDNHGINPPNPEQYLTPLQQKEVTIRHLKTKLRDSEQTVHARESEIQELNSQLGRMREDWIEEECHRVEAQLALKEARKEIKQLRQVVETMKNSLMEKDKGIQKYFIDINIQNRKLESLLHSMELAQSGASLHDEPTLDFIGHSPERPHAEKMEDELQEDDQVEEEMADSGLPVNNELTNQTDKLDQVLMSTALESLQDCSIKHMEQPGSSTMAQDPSEVTEKSTEGQTSSEASAEEHPEEKAVQTEEVFSSLDLQALLLQLLKFQNTGLSNMMSTPSKKILQRFSKAQEANMPQDVEAIKNEDLPQLLVPSLEEGIDQILPPAMMVVSEDPGGSNQSCLMAEMDPAFTEELDLDAKDGSSSDVAVVLNNHWSNNFLIDLVAVAAPVLPTLAWLYSQHGVVGGAPVYNIAALIRGCCIMGLHSLRRVAHGPHM
- the sybu gene encoding syntabulin isoform X2, giving the protein MGPFQEYQVKKPWDKISGRSRIPRLVLQPSRPEGSSASEEESKRCDVSAEHSKRTISTNSFSSDDTGCPSSQCASPVKTASGSENSPLGSPPAGDRKVKVKRVRVQMTTEGNTPTQKRKREQHHHSILHRASEADFSSSSSTGSFKAREILANSSTGKKSCSSHSRVPHIKSQPVFKPPGSPIYSSCRTPPQTPLSSTVCSYSSPTSRRTTSRRYHSCGDNHGINPPNPEQYLTPLQQKEVTIRHLKTKLRDSEQTVHARESEIQELNSQLGRMREDWIEEECHRVEAQLALKEARKEIKQLRQVVETMKNSLMEKDKGIQKYFIDINIQNRKLESLLHSMELAQSGASLHDEPTLDFIGHSPERPHAEKMEDELQEDDQVEEEMADSGLPVNNELTNQTDKLDQVLMSTALESLQDCSIKHMEQPGSSTMAQDPSEVTEKSTEGQTSSEASAEEHPEEKAVQTEEVFSSLDLQALLLQLLKFQNTGLSNMMSTPSKKILQRFSKAQEANMPQDVEAIKNEDLPQLLVPSLEEGIDQILPPAMMVVSEDPGGSNQSCLMAEMDPAFTEELDLDAKDGSSSDVAVVLNNHWSNNFLIDLVAVAAPVLPTLAWLYSQHGVVGGAPVYNIAALIRGCCIMGLHSLRRVAHGPHM
- the sybu gene encoding syntabulin isoform X3; its protein translation is MVLSKGKSYFSASEADFSSSSSTGSFKAREILANSSTGKKSCSSHSRVPHIKSQPVFKPPGSPIYSSCRTPPQTPLSSTVCSYSSPTSRRTTSRRYHSCGDNHGINPPNPEQYLTPLQQKEVTIRHLKTKLRDSEQTVHARESEIQELNSQLGRMREDWIEEECHRVEAQLALKEARKEIKQLRQVVETMKNSLMEKDKGIQKYFIDINIQNRKLESLLHSMELAQSGASLHDEPTLDFIGHSPERPHAEKMEDELQEDDQVEEEMADSGLPVNNELTNQTDKLDQVLMSTALESLQDCSIKHMEQPGSSTMAQDPSEVTEKSTEGQTSSEASAEEHPEEKAVQTEEVFSSLDLQALLLQLLKFQNTGLSNMMSTPSKKILQRFSKAQEANMPQDVEAIKNEDLPQLLVPSLEEGIDQILPPAMMVVSEDPGGSNQSCLMAEMDPAFTEELDLDAKDGSSSDVAVVLNNHWSNNFLIDLVAVAAPVLPTLAWLYSQHGVVGGAPVYNIAALIRGCCIMGLHSLRRVAHGPHM